One genomic region from Quercus robur chromosome 4, dhQueRobu3.1, whole genome shotgun sequence encodes:
- the LOC126721242 gene encoding uncharacterized protein LOC126721242, which produces MVEIKNVRKNELILNNKRYLGMVIQNTFKQDEMLHNCYNQLDDERKKRVSAVQTLTISEQDLAAAKKKLAAKEQARKSTNSALEGFQKQAEDQRKRLCEANEELKAAREQVAVLKKHLKETQKLREQAEKSREEAKRAKAEAEQAMNEAEQKGYEIGVAETEETLRAEVPMMCRIYCAQTWDEALNRDAVETSSELRKAENVFYPTVIRTLAPPSSQTEDIPSTTNPNQEVLPQNLPPPGQLEPAKETNAPPEASLDKTATAFEAEVAFQGFQQDLSSTIMPAGGANKDKEGVTTSEANKSTNQSPKLQIKLKK; this is translated from the exons ATGGTCGAAATAAAGAATGTAAGGAAGAATGAACTAATCCTCAACAATAAAAGATATTTGGGAATG gttatccaaaacacttttaagcaGGATGAGATGCTCCATAACTGCTACAATCAGCTAGACGATGAAAGGAAGAAACGAGTGTCGGCTGTACAAACTTTGACAATATCCGAGCAAGACTTGGCGGCTGCGAAGAAGAAATTAGCCGCTAAGGAGCAAGCTCGCAAAAGCACTAACTCGGCCTTAGAGGGCTTCCAAAAGCAAGCTGAGGACCAGAGAAAGCGTTTGTGCGAAGCAAATGAGGAATTGAAGGCTGCCCGGGAGCAAGTGGCAGTTCTTAAAAAGCACctaaaggaaacccaaaaattaagggaGCAAGCTGAAAAGTCCAGGGAGGAAGCTAAGAGGGCAAAGGCCGAGGCCGAACAGGCAATGAATGAGGCCGAACAGAAAGGCTATGAAATCGGGGTGGCTGAGACGGAGGAGACACTAAGGGCAGAGGTGCCAATGATGTGCCGCATTTACTGCGCTCAAACTTGGGATGAAGCCCTTAACCGAGATGCGGTTGAGACTTCATCCGAGTTAAGGAAGGCAGAGAATGTGTTCTACCCTACAGTAATCCGCACCTTGGCTCCTCCATCCAGTCAAACTGAAGACATTCCTTCAACCACTAATCCTAATCAGGAGGTTTTGCCTCAAAATCTTCCTCCTCCTGGCCAACTAGAACCAGCTAAAGAGACTAATGCCCCTCCAGAAGCCTCTTTGGACAAGACTGCAACAGCTTTTGAGGCAGAGGTAGCCTTTCAAGGCTTTCAACAGGATTTGTCTTCCACAATTATGCCAGCTGGGGGAGCTAATAAGGACAAAGAGGGAGTCACTACCTCAGAGGCAAATAAATCAACCAACCAATCTCCCAAGCTCCAAATTAAGTTGAAAAAATAG
- the LOC126721241 gene encoding uncharacterized protein LOC126721241 yields the protein MDGASYRRRSRTPPSETFSYEEEHSHRHRYKSLPSRGLRNNAMNKALSQVSKSPFTRNIEDAILPRRFHQPTFTLYDGRSDPVEHVSHFSQKMAIYSRDEALMCKVFLSSLGPVAMRWFNGLRANSIKSFKKLTRAFGARFITCSRVPQPLGSLLSMSMRESETLKTYSDRYWEMFNEIEGEHDNVAISTFKAGLPAEHDLRKSLTGKPVTSVHQLMDRIDKYRRVEEDQLQGK from the coding sequence ATGGATGGAGCTAGTTATAGGCGGAGATCCAGAACTCCGCCTAGTGAGACTttttcctatgaagaggagcacaGCCATCGACATAGGTACAAAAGCCTGCCTAGCAGGGGCTTGAGGAACAACGCCATGAACAAAGCGTTAAGCCAAGTCtccaaatcacccttcacaAGGAATATAGAAGATGCGATtcttcctcggcgattccaCCAGCCTACATTCACCCTTTATGATGGCCGGTCAGACCCAGTAGAACACGTTAGCCATTTTAGCCAAAAGATGGCTATCTACTCTAGggatgaggccttgatgtgcaaggtcttTCTATCAAGTTTGGGTccggtggcgatgagatggtttaacGGTTTAAGGGCCAACTCTATTAAGTCCTTTAAAAAGCTTACCCGGGCTTTTGGCGCTCGATTTATCACTTGCAGTAGGGTTCCTCAGCCTTTGGGATCCTTGCTGTCTATGTCCATGCGAGAGAGCGAAACTCTCAAAACTTATTCAGATAgatactgggaaatgtttaatgaaatagaggGAGAGCATGATAATGTGGCCATAAGTACTTTCAAGGCTGGTCTTCCAGCCGAGcatgatttaaggaaatctctaaCTGGTAAACCTGTTACCAGTGTACACCAattgatggataggattgacaagtacagaagagtagaagaagaccaactTCAAGGAAAATGA
- the LOC126720409 gene encoding ubiquitin-conjugating enzyme E2-17 kDa-like — protein sequence MATKRILKELKDLKRDPPVSCSAGPIGEDMFHWQATIIGPQDSPYDGGVFLVNIHFPPDYPFKPPKVSFTTKVFHPNINNNGSICLDILKEQWSPALTISKVLLSICSLLTDPNPDDPLVPEIAHMYKTDKAKYETTARAWTEKYASS from the exons ATGGCTACAAAACGTATTCTTAAGGAATTAAAGGATTTGAAGAGGGATCCTCCAGTTTCTTGCAGTGCTG GTCCCATTGGAGAAGACATGTTTCATTGGCAAGCAACAATAATTGGTCCACAAGACAGTCCTTATGATGGGGGTGTGTTTTTGGTTAACATACACTTCCCACCAGATTACCCATTTAAGCCACCAAAG GTTTCATTTACAACAAAAGTTTTCCACCCTAACATCAACAACAATGGAAGCATTTGCCTTGACATTCTTAAAGAACAATGGAGCCCTGCCCTTACAATATCTAAG GTGCTGTTGTCGATATGCTCACTACTGACAGATCCAAACCCGGATGATCCTCTTGTCCCCGAGATTGCTCATATGTACAAGACCGACAAAGCCAAGTATGAGACTACTGCTCGAGCTTGGACTGAGAAATATGCGAGCTCTTGA